Within the Streptomyces sp. NBC_00554 genome, the region TCCACGACGGTGTACGCGGCGATCGACACGCCTGTCGCCAACGCCGCGCCGATCGCCGCCCAGTTGGGACGGCGCCCCCGCAGCCCCCACAGCGCGACACCCGTCAGCCCCGCGCAGGACAACGCGATCCCCGCCGCCGCCCACCCGTCGGGCACCTCGTGTGCGAAGACCGCCGCGAGTGCCGTGACGATGAGGGGAGCGGTGCCGCGGGCGATCGGGTACGCCTGCCCGAAGTCGCCGAGCCGGAACGACCGCATCAGCAGCACGTAGTACACGACGTGGATCACGGCCGACGCGAACAGGTACGGCCACGCCCCGGGCGCCGGGAACGCGACGAACGGCACCATGACGAGGCCGATCAGCATGCCGCCGCCCGCGATCAGCGTGAAGCCGACCAGCTTGTCGGTGATGCGGTGCGCGATCGCGTTCCAGCACGCGTGGGTGACCGCGGCGAGCAGGACGGCCGCGGTGACCAGCGGGGTCACTGCGTCTGCTCGCGCACGTCCACCAGCGTGCCGC harbors:
- a CDS encoding DMT family transporter; this encodes MTPLVTAAVLLAAVTHACWNAIAHRITDKLVGFTLIAGGGMLIGLVMVPFVAFPAPGAWPYLFASAVIHVVYYVLLMRSFRLGDFGQAYPIARGTAPLIVTALAAVFAHEVPDGWAAAGIALSCAGLTGVALWGLRGRRPNWAAIGAALATGVSIAAYTVVDGLGVRASGSSLGYIAWLMAIEGFVIPVYALHHWRGELLTVLRPFAGLGLLGAALSVAAYGLVLWAQTRAELAPIAALRESSIIVGAAIGAIFFKERFGAPRIAAAGLLVVGIGLMLHTG